From Neobacillus sp. PS2-9, the proteins below share one genomic window:
- a CDS encoding YbxH family protein, protein MGAIERNGFRFVPEYSVIQQNGAIHVYKREDFIEEIQFKFSGKFPELDQIEDLVEKYCDLHNI, encoded by the coding sequence ATGGGGGCTATAGAGCGGAATGGGTTTCGGTTTGTACCAGAATACAGTGTGATTCAACAGAATGGGGCCATACATGTCTATAAACGAGAGGATTTTATTGAAGAAATCCAATTTAAGTTTTCGGGAAAGTTTCCAGAACTAGACCAAATAGAGGATCTAGTCGAAAAGTACTGTGATTTACATAATATTTAA
- a CDS encoding LysM peptidoglycan-binding domain-containing protein — MAVHVVAAGENLWTISTLYGVSIQTIVELNGLPSATSIVPGLALYLPDNLLPIRSYRIKAGDHIWQLAQQYSSTIESILAANSGLNPNRLTIGQVINIPSLVKLEIATLGFLVPSSETANVLTLNTLAGQLTYVAVVAYSFTEEGYAFNQVDDAGIVTRSKELGIIPLLMIRNYTGNKFSAELAGKVLKDPAFRSNLVKSIVTLTFERGFGGVSIDFEFIPPAQRNVFTSFLTELKLALGDLILQVNVHAKIADIPTNRIIGAYDYAAIGKVADIMAVMTIDYGYPGGPPDPIAPINWMEQVIQYTITQVEHGKLQIALPLYGYDKVVSTHVTRALSVLAAQNQAIAKGAMIEFDNMAKSPWFRYYQGAEEHIVWFEDIRSFVEKYRLMDLYQLVGTTFWQISLPAPQNWAYLSKNITVL, encoded by the coding sequence ATGGCTGTTCATGTTGTAGCTGCTGGCGAAAACTTGTGGACCATTTCAACCTTATATGGTGTTTCTATACAAACGATAGTAGAGCTTAATGGACTGCCATCCGCTACTTCTATCGTGCCTGGCCTTGCCCTTTATCTTCCGGATAACCTGCTGCCAATCCGTTCCTATCGAATAAAAGCGGGCGACCATATTTGGCAGCTTGCACAACAATATAGCTCAACTATAGAAAGTATTTTGGCTGCAAATTCAGGCTTGAATCCTAACCGTCTTACCATTGGCCAAGTGATTAATATCCCTTCACTTGTAAAATTAGAAATAGCTACTCTTGGTTTTCTGGTACCATCGTCTGAAACTGCCAATGTATTGACTCTTAATACTCTCGCTGGTCAATTAACGTATGTAGCAGTTGTTGCATATTCCTTTACGGAGGAAGGTTATGCTTTTAATCAAGTTGATGATGCTGGGATTGTTACACGAAGTAAAGAATTAGGCATTATCCCATTGTTGATGATTAGGAATTATACTGGCAATAAGTTTAGTGCAGAGTTGGCGGGAAAGGTGTTAAAAGATCCTGCTTTTAGATCAAACTTGGTTAAAAGTATAGTCACTCTAACTTTCGAGAGGGGATTTGGTGGTGTCAGTATTGACTTTGAATTTATACCACCAGCCCAGCGAAATGTTTTTACTAGTTTCTTAACAGAGTTAAAGCTTGCCCTAGGAGATCTTATTTTGCAGGTGAATGTACATGCAAAGATAGCTGATATTCCGACTAACCGCATTATTGGTGCTTACGATTATGCGGCAATTGGAAAAGTAGCAGACATTATGGCTGTGATGACGATTGACTATGGATACCCAGGTGGACCGCCTGATCCAATTGCTCCAATTAATTGGATGGAACAGGTTATTCAATATACCATTACTCAGGTTGAACATGGTAAACTTCAAATTGCGTTGCCGTTATATGGTTACGACAAAGTGGTTTCTACCCATGTTACCCGTGCACTATCTGTACTCGCAGCCCAGAATCAAGCTATTGCTAAGGGGGCGATGATTGAATTCGATAATATGGCTAAATCACCTTGGTTTCGCTACTATCAAGGTGCTGAGGAGCATATTGTTTGGTTTGAGGATATTCGTAGTTTTGTAGAAAAGTATCGGTTGATGGATCTGTACCAGTTAGTAGGGACTACATTTTGGCAAATAAGCTTGCCCGCACCACAAAATTGGGCATATTTGAGTAAAAATATTACAGTTTTGTAG
- a CDS encoding putative holin-like toxin — protein MTVFQALTLAISFASLIVTVLSFHKKK, from the coding sequence TTGACAGTTTTTCAAGCATTGACGTTAGCTATATCGTTTGCTAGTCTCATTGTCACTGTTCTGTCTTTCCACAAAAAAAAATAA
- a CDS encoding DEAD/DEAH box helicase, which yields MSKLLTIYPQAIEHTKMKIQEDMDRYLEGEESLPTFEEYLADRSHYIEQIWVNVWLNKSTNDVPKNEKKSYLSEKGYEVQGIDRKFLNKLFRDEMRTYQPFDALNWVNKTFAGQEEVWEKRYHNAKENYIKQQVQKQLDEQKQVIRMDIEEEASNIIENNYELFYLHVRFFVATQLRADLENNTKFQSVDTFALEEKLVNEGPFNPATYTTVATFFEELTGDIHKTLHLGRSFYEYQTYFFVYESLISDYVSELIPQEVLKQLPPDLKANFFDIFHEPLSASFVKGSIAQLLYEVEGYFIEDIQEEYLSDLVKLTELPFDLAVHKEVFEKDLKEREKKKREEQEEVERKKEAEERMMKDIFGTEYDPSLKRKIRYVLHIGETNTGKTHHALEKMKEADSGLYLAPLRLLALEVYDKLNIEGTPCSLKTGEEEKIIPNASHTSCTVEMFHEKEFYEVVVIDEAQMITDKDRGFSWYKAITKANAQEVHIIGSRNSKFMILQLLGDSNIEINEYSRDTPLEVEKKEFHIKHVKKGDALICFSRRRVLETASRLQNDGHSVSMIYGSMPPETRKKQIEQFNKGRTKVIVATDAIGMGLNLPIRRIVFLENEKFDGTRRRLLTSQEVKQIAGRAGRKGIYDVGKVAFTADIKKMRNLLLQEDEPVHTFAIAPTNSVFERFQRYYHDLGTFFELWGKFESPKGTKKASLSEEKTLYQLIAGTEIEARLSLMDLYGFLHLPFSKNESALTRQWEETMYSIIQGRELSEPIVKERSLEELELSYKAIGLHLLFLYRLDERTEAIYWERLREEVSDRVQDRLKTDIKKFVKKCKNCGKKLPWDHSFPTCDACHRAKFRRYDNGGFEQF from the coding sequence TTGAGTAAATTACTTACCATTTACCCTCAAGCAATTGAACATACAAAAATGAAGATTCAAGAAGATATGGATCGTTATTTAGAAGGGGAGGAATCATTGCCAACCTTTGAAGAATATTTAGCTGATCGCAGCCACTATATAGAACAAATTTGGGTCAATGTATGGTTAAATAAATCAACAAATGATGTACCGAAAAATGAAAAAAAGAGTTATTTAAGCGAAAAAGGTTATGAGGTCCAAGGGATTGACAGGAAGTTCTTAAATAAGTTATTTAGGGATGAAATGAGAACCTATCAGCCCTTTGATGCACTTAACTGGGTTAACAAAACATTTGCTGGGCAAGAAGAGGTGTGGGAAAAACGATATCATAATGCAAAGGAAAACTATATAAAGCAACAAGTGCAGAAACAGCTTGATGAGCAGAAACAAGTAATACGAATGGATATAGAAGAGGAAGCCAGCAACATTATTGAGAACAATTACGAATTATTTTACTTACATGTTCGATTCTTCGTTGCTACCCAATTAAGGGCGGATCTCGAAAATAATACGAAGTTTCAATCGGTTGATACATTTGCACTCGAGGAAAAATTGGTTAATGAAGGTCCGTTTAATCCAGCTACATATACTACTGTTGCCACTTTCTTTGAAGAACTGACAGGTGATATTCATAAAACCCTTCATTTGGGACGAAGTTTCTACGAATACCAAACCTACTTCTTTGTGTATGAAAGTTTAATTTCTGATTATGTGTCAGAGCTTATACCACAAGAAGTGTTAAAACAGCTTCCACCTGATTTAAAAGCGAATTTTTTTGATATTTTTCATGAACCACTTTCTGCATCGTTCGTTAAAGGCAGTATTGCACAGCTTCTTTATGAAGTTGAGGGCTATTTTATCGAAGACATTCAAGAAGAATATCTTTCAGACTTAGTCAAACTAACTGAACTTCCTTTTGACCTTGCGGTACACAAGGAAGTTTTTGAAAAAGATTTGAAGGAAAGGGAAAAAAAGAAGCGAGAAGAGCAGGAAGAGGTAGAAAGGAAAAAGGAAGCAGAAGAGCGGATGATGAAGGATATATTTGGTACTGAATATGATCCTTCACTAAAGAGAAAAATCCGGTATGTCCTTCACATTGGTGAGACTAATACAGGAAAAACCCATCATGCATTAGAAAAAATGAAAGAGGCAGACAGTGGATTATATTTAGCACCACTACGGTTATTAGCTTTAGAGGTATATGATAAGTTAAATATAGAAGGGACACCCTGTTCCTTAAAAACAGGAGAAGAAGAGAAAATCATTCCAAATGCTAGCCATACTTCATGTACGGTAGAAATGTTTCATGAAAAGGAGTTTTATGAAGTAGTAGTTATTGATGAAGCGCAAATGATTACAGATAAGGACCGTGGCTTTTCATGGTATAAAGCCATCACGAAAGCAAATGCACAGGAAGTCCATATTATAGGAAGCAGAAATTCTAAATTCATGATTCTCCAGTTATTAGGTGATTCGAATATTGAAATTAATGAGTATTCCCGTGATACACCGTTAGAAGTGGAGAAGAAAGAATTTCATATTAAACATGTGAAAAAAGGCGACGCCCTTATTTGTTTTTCAAGAAGACGTGTCCTAGAAACAGCCTCAAGATTGCAAAATGATGGTCACTCGGTCAGTATGATTTACGGAAGCATGCCTCCTGAAACCCGGAAAAAACAAATTGAACAGTTTAATAAAGGCAGGACGAAAGTCATTGTGGCGACAGACGCGATTGGTATGGGTTTAAATCTCCCGATACGCCGGATTGTCTTTTTAGAAAATGAAAAGTTTGACGGAACAAGAAGGCGACTGCTTACTTCTCAAGAAGTAAAACAAATTGCTGGACGTGCAGGTCGTAAAGGAATCTATGATGTTGGAAAAGTGGCATTTACAGCCGATATTAAAAAAATGAGAAATTTGCTTTTACAAGAGGATGAACCTGTCCATACGTTTGCGATTGCCCCTACTAATTCAGTTTTCGAACGCTTTCAGCGCTATTATCATGACCTCGGAACATTTTTTGAATTATGGGGAAAATTTGAAAGTCCGAAAGGTACAAAAAAAGCTTCACTTTCAGAAGAAAAGACGCTATACCAATTGATTGCAGGAACAGAAATTGAAGCAAGGCTCTCCTTAATGGACTTATATGGATTTTTACATCTTCCTTTTTCCAAAAATGAGTCAGCATTAACAAGACAATGGGAGGAAACAATGTACAGCATCATTCAAGGAAGAGAACTCTCTGAACCCATTGTAAAGGAGCGAAGTCTAGAAGAACTGGAATTAAGCTACAAAGCCATTGGACTTCATCTCTTATTTTTATATCGTTTGGATGAAAGAACGGAAGCCATCTATTGGGAGCGACTCCGAGAAGAAGTGAGTGATCGAGTCCAGGATCGGTTAAAAACAGATATAAAAAAGTTTGTTAAGAAATGTAAAAATTGCGGTAAAAAACTCCCTTGGGACCATTCGTTTCCAACCTGTGATGCCTGTCATAGGGCTAAATTTAGAAGGTACGATAATGGCGGGTTTGAACAATTTTAA